One stretch of Muribaculum intestinale DNA includes these proteins:
- a CDS encoding type IV secretory system conjugative DNA transfer family protein: MAFEETKEQQQMYNYFRSCIYIFLIIEIVMNLPITADNRVTQFILDLLGRFKVFSSVAGCKVAELICICVVCIGTKAKKALKFNLRTMVIYPVLAGLTLVALCFIFHAGEWGLSIFGFPANRIVYAFCSVVGTMLVHQGLDGIAKYYNHKVGEDRFNFENESFQQSEKIAETPYSVNIPMIYYYKRRMHNGWINIINPFRGTIVLGTPGSGKSFGIIDPFIRQHSRKGFAMMVYDYKWPTLAKTLFYQYCKNRHYGHLPANCGFRQVNFTNVEYSNRINPIQRKYIPDLAAASETAATLLASLNKGGGEKKGGSEAFFTNSAENFLAAIIYFFVNFHPTGFLKGKKLRRFISYEGKRLELVIRNWDDYNAIDENGAVVLDFVDSNGNDVSTDEDRMFVDLNGFSYIDRLGKLILIDRCWYEDEAGNEVAPDTVTGEFSDMPHVLSFLGRKYSEVFDILMMDDKIASLMAPFKSAYENKANDQLEGMVGTLRVNAARLVSPEAYWVFTGDDFDLKISDPTNPSYLVIANDPEKEQVIGSLNALVLNRLITRVNSKGNIPVSIIVDELPTLYFHKIDRLIGTARSNKVAVTLGFQELPQLEADYGKVGMQKIITTCGNIFMGAARNKETLEWAQNDVFGKAKQTSTSITINDSKVSTSISEKMDYLVPAAKIADMATGWLAGQAARDFTATDKSMMSHFDIEQSEEFKTTKYFCKTNFDMARIKEEESHYVELPKIYTFANEREKEIMLNRNFKRVNLEVEDMVKELLGMQ; this comes from the coding sequence ATGGCTTTTGAGGAAACAAAGGAACAGCAGCAGATGTATAACTACTTCCGTAGCTGCATCTACATCTTCCTGATAATCGAGATTGTGATGAATCTGCCGATAACGGCGGACAACCGTGTGACGCAGTTCATCCTCGACCTGCTCGGACGCTTCAAGGTGTTCAGTTCCGTGGCAGGGTGTAAGGTAGCGGAGCTGATATGTATATGCGTCGTGTGCATCGGCACCAAGGCTAAGAAGGCTTTGAAGTTCAATCTCAGGACTATGGTGATATATCCGGTGCTGGCCGGGCTTACGCTTGTCGCACTGTGCTTCATCTTCCATGCCGGAGAATGGGGCTTGTCGATATTCGGCTTCCCGGCAAACCGCATAGTGTATGCCTTCTGCTCGGTTGTCGGCACCATGCTTGTGCATCAGGGGCTTGACGGAATCGCCAAATACTATAACCACAAGGTCGGCGAGGACAGGTTCAATTTCGAGAACGAATCGTTCCAACAGTCTGAGAAGATTGCGGAAACTCCATATTCGGTGAATATCCCTATGATATACTATTACAAGCGGCGGATGCACAACGGTTGGATCAACATTATCAACCCGTTTCGTGGCACGATAGTGTTAGGCACTCCCGGCTCCGGCAAGTCTTTCGGAATCATAGACCCTTTCATACGGCAACACTCCCGGAAAGGTTTTGCGATGATGGTATATGATTACAAGTGGCCCACATTGGCAAAGACGCTTTTCTACCAATACTGCAAGAACCGGCACTACGGCCATCTGCCCGCAAACTGCGGATTCCGTCAGGTAAACTTTACCAACGTGGAGTATTCAAACCGCATAAATCCTATTCAGCGCAAGTATATACCCGACCTTGCTGCGGCTTCTGAAACGGCGGCGACGCTGCTTGCCTCGCTAAACAAGGGAGGCGGCGAGAAGAAGGGCGGCTCGGAGGCGTTCTTCACCAATTCGGCGGAGAACTTTCTTGCGGCCATCATATATTTCTTCGTAAATTTCCATCCGACGGGGTTTCTTAAAGGGAAGAAGCTCAGACGATTTATCTCATATGAGGGGAAGAGGCTGGAACTTGTGATACGCAATTGGGACGACTATAACGCCATAGATGAAAACGGAGCGGTGGTGCTTGACTTCGTGGACAGCAACGGCAACGACGTATCGACCGACGAGGACAGGATGTTTGTTGACCTTAACGGATTCTCCTATATAGACCGCCTCGGCAAGCTGATACTGATTGACCGCTGCTGGTACGAGGACGAGGCCGGCAACGAGGTGGCGCCGGACACCGTGACCGGGGAGTTTTCCGATATGCCCCATGTGCTTTCGTTCCTCGGACGCAAGTATTCGGAGGTGTTCGACATTCTGATGATGGATGACAAGATAGCCTCGCTGATGGCACCCTTCAAATCGGCATACGAGAACAAGGCCAACGACCAGTTGGAAGGCATGGTGGGCACGTTGCGCGTCAACGCCGCAAGGCTTGTGTCGCCGGAAGCCTACTGGGTGTTCACCGGTGACGATTTCGACCTGAAGATTTCAGACCCGACGAATCCGAGCTATCTCGTGATTGCCAACGACCCGGAGAAGGAGCAGGTCATAGGCTCGCTCAACGCCCTTGTGCTTAACCGTCTTATTACCCGTGTCAATTCCAAGGGGAATATCCCGGTGAGCATTATCGTTGACGAGCTGCCGACCCTGTATTTCCACAAGATAGACCGACTAATCGGTACGGCGCGAAGCAACAAGGTCGCCGTGACTTTAGGATTTCAGGAGCTTCCGCAACTTGAGGCCGACTACGGCAAGGTGGGTATGCAGAAAATCATCACAACCTGCGGCAACATCTTCATGGGCGCGGCACGAAACAAGGAAACTCTCGAATGGGCGCAGAATGACGTGTTCGGAAAGGCGAAGCAGACATCAACCTCCATAACCATCAACGACTCCAAGGTATCTACATCAATCTCCGAAAAGATGGACTATCTCGTTCCGGCGGCAAAGATAGCTGACATGGCGACGGGCTGGCTCGCGGGTCAGGCGGCGCGTGACTTCACGGCTACAGACAAGAGCATGATGTCGCATTTCGACATCGAGCAGTCGGAGGAGTTCAAGACCACAAAATATTTCTGCAAGACCAACTTCGATATGGCACGGATAAAGGAGGAGGAATCCCACTATGTGGAGCTTCCCAAAATATATACATTCGCCAACGAGCGCGAGAAGGAGATTATGCTAAACCGCAATTTCAAGCGCGTGAACCTGGAGGTCGAGGACATGGTGAAGGAACTTCTCGGAATGCAATAA
- a CDS encoding ParB/RepB/Spo0J family partition protein produces the protein MEAANHTNANNAVNVTTIALSLIQPSGFNPRKSFDEQALTELADSIRQHGVIQPVGLRPIPGTDRYEIVFGERRYRASLIAEQTGIPAEIYDNLSDKEAEEMAITENLQRQDIAPMEEASAFRRLIESGRYDAQSLAVQVGKSVAYIRTRMKLTTLIPEIASLLDTDDITVSVASEICRYGEDIQREVYEKHLKDGLPYNSWRGMNASKVAQMIERDFTTELCRYSFDKSACASCPHNTCNLLLFVEEGYEGKCAKSSCLKEKHTAYLAEKAVSMLAEYPEANLCQYQYDTNEAVASRLAEMGYEIETVSDYPKRFPTEPDAPQREEDDTDEEYADMVQDYQEEMQEYYTERAELLSKSEAGEITLYIWVGRNDVTLGYKAVPVKQREDGSASTAIIADLKAKDMRNKEIAVEHTIADTKEQIKKVDITEAKFSNEEDKMIYFFLLSSLRREHYEAVGLTDRDPYKALDDMEKMAIIAKLNAKTKAIIRRDFLIANFQGAYRTNAISGLLFAFAKKHMPDEFAAIESQYNEIYEKRHKRLEERIAQLRPTDLPEAEPEAPETAETPEADEPEEAVTDPAEEIAAEPADKAPEETTEETTEEAEVIQPDPAEDAPQGTDNDTEEAAA, from the coding sequence ATGGAAGCAGCAAACCATACCAACGCCAACAACGCAGTAAACGTGACCACAATCGCCCTCTCGCTCATTCAGCCGAGTGGCTTCAACCCCCGAAAGAGTTTCGACGAGCAGGCTCTTACCGAACTTGCCGATTCTATCCGTCAGCACGGGGTGATACAGCCTGTAGGGTTGCGCCCCATACCCGGCACCGACCGATACGAGATAGTGTTCGGCGAAAGGCGTTACCGCGCCTCGCTCATAGCCGAGCAGACGGGAATCCCGGCAGAGATATATGACAACCTTTCCGACAAGGAGGCGGAGGAAATGGCGATTACCGAGAATCTGCAACGGCAGGACATCGCCCCTATGGAGGAAGCCTCGGCTTTCCGTCGCCTCATAGAGAGCGGACGCTACGACGCGCAGTCACTCGCCGTGCAGGTAGGCAAGAGCGTGGCCTATATCCGCACCCGAATGAAACTTACGACCCTCATACCCGAAATAGCCTCATTGCTTGACACGGACGACATCACCGTCAGCGTGGCCTCCGAGATATGCCGTTACGGCGAGGACATCCAGCGTGAGGTTTACGAAAAGCACCTCAAAGACGGTCTGCCGTACAATAGTTGGCGTGGCATGAACGCCTCTAAGGTGGCGCAGATGATAGAGCGCGACTTCACAACCGAGCTTTGCCGTTACAGCTTCGACAAATCAGCGTGTGCCTCATGCCCCCACAACACCTGCAATCTGCTCCTTTTCGTGGAAGAGGGCTACGAGGGAAAATGCGCAAAATCCTCATGCCTCAAAGAGAAGCACACCGCATACCTCGCCGAAAAGGCAGTATCCATGCTTGCCGAATACCCCGAAGCCAACCTCTGCCAATACCAATACGACACCAACGAGGCGGTTGCCTCGCGCCTTGCCGAAATGGGCTACGAGATAGAGACCGTAAGCGATTATCCCAAACGCTTCCCGACCGAACCCGACGCACCGCAGAGGGAGGAAGATGATACCGACGAGGAATACGCGGATATGGTGCAGGACTATCAAGAGGAAATGCAGGAGTATTACACTGAACGTGCCGAACTGCTCTCAAAGAGCGAGGCAGGAGAAATAACCCTCTATATATGGGTTGGGCGCAATGACGTGACCCTCGGCTACAAGGCTGTGCCCGTAAAACAGCGCGAGGACGGCAGTGCCTCCACCGCGATAATAGCCGACTTGAAGGCAAAGGATATGCGTAACAAGGAGATAGCCGTTGAGCATACAATCGCCGACACAAAGGAGCAAATCAAAAAGGTTGACATCACCGAGGCGAAATTCTCCAACGAGGAAGACAAGATGATATATTTCTTCCTGCTCTCATCGCTTCGCAGGGAGCATTACGAGGCCGTGGGTCTGACCGACCGTGACCCATACAAGGCTCTCGACGACATGGAGAAAATGGCAATCATCGCCAAACTCAACGCCAAGACCAAGGCGATTATCCGCAGGGATTTCCTTATCGCCAATTTCCAAGGCGCATACCGCACCAACGCAATATCCGGCCTCCTTTTCGCTTTCGCCAAGAAGCACATGCCGGACGAGTTCGCGGCAATCGAGAGCCAATACAACGAGATATACGAGAAGCGTCACAAACGCCTTGAAGAGCGCATAGCGCAACTCAGACCTACCGACCTGCCGGAGGCTGAACCCGAGGCTCCCGAAACTGCCGAAACGCCCGAAGCCGACGAGCCGGAGGAAGCCGTGACCGACCCTGCCGAGGAAATTGCGGCTGAACCTGCCGATAAAGCACCCGAAGAAACCACCGAAGAAACCACCGAAGAAGCCGAGGTCATTCAACCCGACCCTGCCGAGGACGCACCGCAGGGAACTGACAACGACACCGAAGAAGCTGCCGCCTAA
- the istB gene encoding IS21-like element helper ATPase IstB, with product MTDIHETDRDGLRELIRSCAFDLKLPLVRRDIDLLIQQSADEQWNLWRFTAELLRREKENRSENQRRHRIKNAGFPQLRYLNEIDTDALPADARKALPTLETLDFIKNGRNLILYGNPGTGKTHLATALGIAACNAGHSVLFTSVPRLLTQIRECRNALTLRSLENKFERYDMVICDEFGYVSCDKAGAEMLFNHLSLRTDKKTTVVTTNLAFNRWNEIIDDKVLVTAMVDRLTHKAILLNMTGKSYRMKETQEMMTQQI from the coding sequence ATGACAGACATACATGAAACAGACCGTGACGGACTTCGGGAGCTCATTCGCTCATGCGCTTTCGACCTTAAACTCCCGCTTGTGCGGCGCGACATCGACCTGCTTATACAGCAGAGCGCCGACGAACAATGGAACCTATGGCGGTTTACAGCCGAACTGCTCCGGCGCGAAAAAGAGAACCGCTCTGAAAACCAGCGCCGTCACCGCATCAAAAACGCAGGGTTCCCGCAACTTCGCTATCTTAACGAAATCGACACCGACGCTCTGCCCGCCGATGCCCGGAAAGCGCTCCCGACACTCGAGACACTCGACTTCATCAAAAACGGACGCAACCTCATTCTATACGGCAATCCCGGAACAGGCAAGACTCATCTGGCGACAGCTCTCGGTATCGCCGCATGTAATGCCGGACACTCGGTGCTGTTCACATCCGTGCCAAGACTGCTCACGCAGATACGCGAGTGCCGCAACGCTTTGACACTCCGGTCGCTGGAAAACAAGTTCGAGAGATACGACATGGTCATCTGTGATGAGTTCGGATACGTCTCCTGCGACAAGGCCGGCGCAGAGATGCTCTTTAACCATCTCTCCCTCCGCACCGACAAGAAGACGACCGTCGTCACAACCAATCTCGCCTTCAACCGCTGGAACGAGATTATTGACGACAAAGTACTGGTCACCGCAATGGTAGACCGCCTGACCCACAAGGCTATACTGCTTAACATGACAGGCAAATCATACCGCATGAAAGAAACTCAGGAAATGATGACTCAACAAATATAA
- the istA gene encoding IS21 family transposase, which translates to MLHMEEKTSIILSHRREGMSIREIARRNGMSRKTVRKYLREFEREAGPSPTEREVDDYLLTRPKYDSSGRVRRVVTDDVRRRIDGFIARNRENVAAGLHKQQMRKLDMWRRLQDDGVRIAYSTVCQYVRALEAAPKSQEKPAKAYIRQDYEPGFRCEFDWGVLTLWIGGVRTRLHMAVFTLDHSKMRKAYLFSREDTLALMEAHRNCFRELGGTPRVMAYDNMRTAVKKFLGRDREHTDALLRMEVHYCFTPHFCNPRSGWEKGKVERSVEYIRRRAFSFEVRFDSLDAAQTHLAAVCDRLNTEASNMSAEEKRLRIQADLAALRPLDHGDIGCFEQRLYRVGKYSTITVDGVHYSVPDRLVGSQVAVKLYSERIVVLYGRDKVANHARSRRSGDWVIDLMHYLGTFLRKPAALGRSVALQQVHPSVAALYREHFRESPRSFIELLVFTRDNNLAYTDIVRAATSLSSRGLQRLSSEQIQAQMISAEGHMQSTADIAATNVPDPQQAEIESSASHTLDMLSSFMEYTRASQAD; encoded by the coding sequence ATGCTACACATGGAGGAAAAAACATCCATTATTCTGTCTCATCGCCGCGAGGGGATGAGCATCCGCGAGATAGCGCGCCGCAACGGCATGAGCCGCAAGACCGTGCGCAAGTATCTGCGCGAGTTCGAGAGAGAGGCCGGCCCGTCACCGACAGAGCGGGAGGTTGACGATTATCTGCTGACCAGGCCGAAGTATGACAGCAGCGGACGCGTCAGGCGTGTTGTGACCGATGATGTCCGCCGTCGCATCGATGGTTTTATCGCCCGCAACCGGGAGAACGTCGCTGCCGGATTGCACAAGCAGCAGATGCGCAAGCTCGATATGTGGCGACGTCTTCAGGACGATGGCGTGCGTATCGCCTATTCCACAGTATGTCAGTATGTCCGTGCGCTGGAGGCAGCGCCGAAGTCGCAAGAAAAGCCTGCAAAGGCATATATCCGTCAGGACTATGAGCCTGGATTCCGTTGCGAGTTCGACTGGGGCGTGCTTACCCTGTGGATCGGTGGAGTCAGGACTCGCCTTCACATGGCGGTATTCACCCTCGACCACAGCAAGATGCGCAAGGCATATCTGTTTTCGCGCGAAGATACCCTGGCTCTTATGGAAGCCCACCGCAACTGCTTCCGGGAGTTGGGGGGCACCCCGCGCGTGATGGCCTATGACAACATGCGTACCGCCGTAAAGAAGTTCCTCGGGCGCGACCGCGAGCACACGGATGCGCTGCTGCGCATGGAGGTACACTACTGTTTCACACCCCATTTCTGCAACCCTCGCTCGGGATGGGAAAAAGGCAAGGTGGAACGTTCGGTGGAATATATCCGGCGTCGTGCATTCTCGTTCGAGGTCCGGTTTGACTCCCTGGATGCCGCGCAGACGCATCTGGCGGCAGTCTGCGACAGGCTCAACACAGAGGCGTCCAACATGTCGGCGGAAGAAAAACGCCTGCGCATACAGGCCGATCTGGCGGCGCTACGTCCGTTGGACCACGGTGACATCGGCTGCTTCGAGCAGCGGCTGTACCGCGTCGGAAAGTATTCAACGATAACCGTTGACGGAGTGCACTACTCTGTGCCCGACCGTCTGGTGGGCTCGCAGGTGGCGGTAAAGCTGTATTCCGAGCGCATCGTGGTGCTTTACGGACGCGACAAGGTGGCCAATCATGCCCGAAGCCGACGCTCCGGCGACTGGGTCATCGACCTGATGCATTATCTGGGTACATTCCTGCGCAAACCGGCCGCTCTGGGGCGGTCTGTGGCTCTGCAACAGGTACATCCGTCGGTGGCGGCGCTTTACCGCGAACACTTCCGCGAGTCTCCGCGAAGCTTCATAGAACTGCTTGTGTTCACCCGCGACAACAATCTGGCATACACTGACATCGTCCGTGCCGCCACAAGTCTTTCGTCCCGCGGGCTCCAGCGCCTCTCATCTGAACAGATACAGGCTCAGATGATCTCGGCGGAAGGACATATGCAGTCAACCGCCGATATCGCGGCAACGAACGTTCCCGACCCGCAACAGGCTGAAATAGAAAGTTCGGCAAGCCATACCCTTGACATGCTTTCATCATTTATGGAATATACCCGCGCATCGCAGGCAGACTGA
- a CDS encoding histone H1, translating into MKDLLNQIETLTTSFMKDASSQLDKGNKAAGLRARRASLELEPLLKRFRKLSLAAAASGKRQD; encoded by the coding sequence ATGAAGGATCTTCTTAATCAAATCGAAACTCTCACCACCTCGTTTATGAAGGACGCCTCGTCGCAGCTTGACAAGGGTAACAAGGCGGCGGGGCTTCGCGCCCGTCGCGCCTCCCTGGAGCTGGAGCCGCTGCTAAAGCGGTTCCGCAAACTGTCACTGGCGGCTGCAGCCTCCGGCAAAAGACAAGATTAG
- a CDS encoding topoisomerase C-terminal repeat-containing protein encodes MDNETKIIGRCPVCGGNVVKTCKGYRCENNTGEDGKCGLFINGVIGNRKMSDDEIAKLLEKRSILLDGFATKEWKAFPTVLVMGDDGVISMESIVARCPRCGGEIRVGAKAFNCSNYRQEGNPCDFVIWRNIGGHLMTLDDVREICADGVTSREIEMYGENGAIYRRKLGLSPDKTKVIKV; translated from the coding sequence ATGGATAACGAAACAAAGATTATCGGCCGCTGCCCGGTGTGCGGCGGCAACGTGGTAAAGACCTGCAAGGGCTACCGCTGCGAGAACAATACCGGGGAGGACGGCAAGTGCGGCCTCTTCATCAACGGTGTGATCGGCAACCGCAAGATGTCCGATGACGAGATTGCGAAACTGCTTGAGAAGCGGAGCATATTGCTCGACGGCTTCGCCACCAAGGAGTGGAAGGCTTTTCCAACGGTGCTTGTCATGGGTGACGACGGGGTTATATCAATGGAGTCTATTGTGGCGCGTTGCCCCCGGTGCGGCGGAGAGATCCGTGTCGGAGCAAAGGCGTTCAACTGCTCCAACTACCGTCAGGAGGGGAATCCCTGCGATTTCGTGATATGGCGCAACATAGGCGGCCACCTGATGACGCTCGACGACGTGCGCGAGATATGCGCCGACGGCGTTACATCACGCGAGATAGAGATGTATGGCGAGAACGGCGCGATATACCGCCGCAAGCTCGGCCTATCACCCGACAAGACAAAGGTTATCAAGGTATGA
- a CDS encoding type II toxin-antitoxin system YafQ family toxin, which yields MKKLKASSQYKKDYKRFRNNPKKVMELKEILNRLANEEPIPEKHNPHMLTGDYKGYMECHIESDFLLIWFDPDTDQIDLVRLGSHSELFG from the coding sequence ATGAAAAAGCTGAAAGCGTCCTCTCAATATAAGAAGGACTACAAGCGGTTCAGAAACAACCCTAAGAAGGTCATGGAGCTTAAAGAGATCCTGAACAGGCTCGCAAACGAGGAGCCGATTCCGGAAAAGCACAACCCACACATGCTGACCGGTGATTACAAGGGTTATATGGAATGTCATATAGAGAGTGACTTCCTCCTTATATGGTTTGACCCCGACACTGACCAGATAGACCTTGTGCGTCTTGGCTCCCACTCGGAGCTATTCGGATAA
- a CDS encoding glucosaminidase domain-containing protein, translated as MLDTILTLAAMIAVPFSSIAQFHTITKDCPIVGHNLVKTDKVIEKEIITNIKPLQECKSDSNQINDNNSVFRNSGTVSKSRTDSGHNRNLPELTIPNLVEEIRRNGIKFPKIVLAQAILETGWFKSSVCRNKHNLFGLTNPRTGEYYEFSHWTESVKAYYTKVQYRYKGGNYLLWLKNIGYAENPGYIRAVIRVLRQI; from the coding sequence ATGTTAGATACAATTCTGACACTTGCCGCCATGATTGCGGTTCCCTTTTCGTCTATAGCCCAGTTCCATACCATCACCAAGGATTGCCCCATTGTGGGTCACAATCTTGTCAAGACGGATAAAGTCATTGAAAAAGAAATAATTACCAATATCAAGCCTCTGCAAGAATGCAAATCTGACAGTAATCAAATAAATGATAACAACTCGGTATTCCGCAATTCTGGCACAGTGAGCAAATCCCGGACGGATAGCGGGCATAACCGTAATTTGCCTGAGCTGACGATTCCGAATCTCGTTGAAGAGATAAGGAGGAACGGAATCAAGTTTCCGAAGATAGTGCTGGCCCAGGCGATTCTTGAAACCGGATGGTTCAAGTCGTCAGTCTGCCGAAACAAGCATAACCTTTTCGGGCTTACCAATCCGAGGACGGGCGAATACTACGAGTTCTCCCATTGGACGGAGAGCGTCAAAGCCTACTATACCAAAGTGCAGTACCGCTATAAGGGCGGAAACTATCTGCTGTGGCTGAAAAACATCGGCTATGCCGAGAATCCGGGATACATCCGCGCCGTTATCCGGGTACTCCGACAGATTTAG
- a CDS encoding TraX family protein, producing the protein MNNTASFSIPLSLRASGSALKIIAILSMVTDHCAYFLMEPDAPFYGVLRSFGRIAFPVFAFLVAEGFAHSRDRMRYFLILAFAGMVSEIPWLMLNGADGTHNVMFTLALGVAALAVFDRLCEHGPLSFVGVSGVAALAWWLGTDYDWRGVLMIFLFYILRHGTMRPWLERSSTHFPSQALLQIIFTFPLMAHYGIAGAVLASAVIFLYDGTRGFIRGNAAKYAFYSVYPAHLLLIAALI; encoded by the coding sequence ATGAATAACACCGCCTCATTCAGCATACCCCTCTCCCTCCGGGCAAGCGGAAGCGCATTGAAGATTATCGCGATTCTCTCGATGGTGACCGACCACTGCGCTTATTTTCTGATGGAGCCGGACGCGCCGTTTTACGGCGTGCTCCGCTCTTTCGGGCGTATCGCGTTTCCGGTGTTCGCTTTCCTTGTGGCGGAGGGCTTCGCCCACAGCCGCGATAGAATGAGATATTTCCTTATCCTGGCATTTGCCGGGATGGTAAGCGAAATTCCGTGGCTTATGCTCAACGGGGCCGACGGCACGCATAACGTGATGTTCACGCTCGCCCTGGGCGTGGCGGCTCTTGCGGTGTTCGACCGGCTTTGCGAACACGGGCCGCTGTCATTCGTCGGGGTGTCAGGCGTGGCCGCTCTCGCATGGTGGCTCGGCACGGATTATGACTGGCGGGGTGTGTTGATGATTTTTCTTTTCTACATCCTCCGGCACGGCACCATGCGCCCGTGGCTGGAGCGTTCATCGACGCATTTCCCCTCGCAGGCCCTCTTGCAGATTATCTTCACATTCCCCCTTATGGCCCACTACGGCATAGCCGGAGCGGTTCTTGCCTCCGCTGTCATCTTCCTATATGACGGTACAAGGGGCTTCATAAGGGGCAACGCCGCCAAATACGCCTTCTACTCAGTCTATCCTGCTCATCTGCTGCTCATTGCGGCTCTGATATAA
- a CDS encoding Abi family protein, whose translation MARRKIPYNKRATTYEEQITILRRHGVVISDEAKAREYLADIGYYRLGFYLYPFEKTYPRLDSGRSHNVILGTRIEDAVALYYFDLDLRNILHKYLSRIEVAIRTVFIYELSTKYSGDPTWFVCPSVVKPDFIANFPTAAYNSIKRNDVIKRHHKIYLGQYAPAWKTMEYMTLGNIEILYDSLILNKDKKLVSNRFGEPATATFKSYLSAIREVRNACAHGKTLFDLNLFTGIRRGKAGNFQGINRHTFREAMAVVDYLLKKISVNRVKDMWDDIYRVTELLYAKAPSLRPLIEDKTGIIIPEIEEKSEIQNS comes from the coding sequence ATGGCAAGAAGAAAAATACCATATAATAAAAGGGCCACGACCTATGAGGAGCAAATTACAATACTCCGTAGGCATGGTGTGGTAATCTCCGATGAGGCCAAGGCAAGGGAGTATCTGGCGGACATCGGATACTATCGGCTGGGGTTCTATCTGTATCCTTTTGAGAAAACTTATCCACGTCTGGACTCCGGACGAAGCCACAATGTAATACTGGGCACACGGATTGAGGATGCGGTCGCCCTGTATTATTTTGATTTGGATTTAAGAAATATACTCCATAAATATCTGTCAAGGATTGAGGTGGCAATCCGCACTGTATTCATATACGAGCTGTCCACAAAATACAGCGGCGATCCAACGTGGTTCGTATGTCCCTCGGTAGTAAAACCGGACTTTATCGCAAACTTCCCAACAGCTGCCTACAATTCCATAAAAAGGAACGATGTAATTAAAAGACACCACAAAATATATCTCGGCCAGTATGCTCCTGCATGGAAAACCATGGAGTATATGACTCTCGGCAATATTGAGATTCTATATGACAGCCTGATATTGAATAAAGACAAGAAATTGGTAAGCAATCGTTTCGGAGAGCCTGCAACAGCCACATTCAAAAGTTACCTGTCAGCCATAAGGGAGGTTCGTAATGCCTGCGCTCATGGTAAAACATTGTTTGACCTGAATCTGTTTACAGGTATCCGAAGAGGCAAGGCCGGAAATTTCCAAGGTATTAACCGGCACACATTCCGTGAGGCCATGGCTGTAGTCGATTATCTGCTAAAGAAAATTTCAGTCAACAGGGTAAAAGATATGTGGGATGATATATACAGGGTGACAGAGCTGCTGTATGCTAAAGCACCTTCTTTAAGACCACTTATAGAGGATAAGACCGGTATCATAATACCCGAGATAGAGGAGAAATCTGAGATTCAGAATAGCTGA